From the Vibrio tubiashii ATCC 19109 genome, the window CTTCTTGTGTGTGCTCATAACTCATCCTCTACCACTTTGGTTAACTTCTCGACTTGATGCGCGACTCCAACGGCATCTTCAATATCAATCTGAACCGCAATCCCTTGGCCTGACTCTTGGTCAAACTCTCCGACTTCGCCAATCGTCTCTAAAATGTGTCGGGATAAATGCTCTTCAACAACAAACAACAAAACGTCTTTCTGTACATCTAGGGTGAGACCAAAAAAGGTTTTCTTTTGATTCAGCCCCTCCCCTCTCGCGTTATTGATCACT encodes:
- a CDS encoding P-II family nitrogen regulator encodes the protein MRFKLLLAFVEDSKTDVVLDAARKAGATGATVINNARGEGLNQKKTFFGLTLDVQKDVLLFVVEEHLSRHILETIGEVGEFDQESGQGIAVQIDIEDAVGVAHQVEKLTKVVEDEL